The genomic DNA ggatttgagactcattctcctgTTTCCaaacttggctgccttgtgattaaaccctctctccgCTGCAATCTTGTCTTCTCAGTGTTTGACTTTCTGGGTaactggcaaaaatgaacctggttccaTAACAgttgcatagggcaaggtattaGGAAAGGGCCTGGACTTTCCATGCGCTCACCAGGAGCCACTCTCCCcgaatctccacatgttcaccaacccggaagatCTTTGAACTCCATCATCTTGGGTTTTtaatggaggcttcattatgtaaGCATTATTGATTTAATCATTGGCCATAGTCGATTGATTCAAcatccagcccctccctcctccccagaggttGAGGGTTGGCAGGGTAGGGGGGTCCAGTGGTggggggctgaaagttccaaccatCTCATCACagggttggttctcctggcaaccagccccccatccttaggtgaggtcaaaaagtcaccttattaacataacaaaagacacgtTTATCACTCCCATCCCTTAAAAAATCCCAAGGgggccccccaccccaaccccggCCCCgtcgctgagtggttaagttcgtgcactccgctgcggtggcccagggtttcgctggtttggatcctgggtgtgtacaTGGCatcactcctcaggccatgctgaggcggcatcccatgtgccacaactagaaggacctacaactaaaatatacaactatgtactgggaggatttggggagaaaaagcagaaagaaaattagaaaaaggagattggcaacagttgttagctcaggtgccaatctttaaaaaaaaaaaaaactgttaaaaaaatattccaaggGTTTTAGCTCTGTAGCAGAAatagggacaaagaccaaatatatatttcttattataaaccaCAATATTACAGTCATAGAACTGTTTCCCTTTGTTGattgtcttctttttccagaGCTTTCCTGGCTTCCTACAAAGTTCATATTTCCATAcgaactttagaatcaatttggtTTAAAACACAACTCTTTTGGTttcttatgtatatatgtgttttaatcttttcaaacctttctaaaattgaaaatatcaaacATATATAAGTGTAGACAGAATAGTGTAAGTGAGCCTTCGTGGATCCCCACCAACTTCAACGATCATTTTATAGCCAATCTTTTTCATCGATCCTCCCACTCATTCTCTCCTcttatattattttgaaacatatCTCAGATacatcatttcatctgtaaatatttaaacatataagtCTAAATGATAGGAATTATTTTTTGCAACAAAATCACAATACCGTTATCACACAGGCACCTAAACattctttttaacaataattccttactATTCCATAATAGTCTCATAAATACCctaattttttctggtttttaattGAGATCAAACTGAATTTGTAGATTAACTTGCAGAGGACTGACATCTTGACAGTGGAGTTTTTGCGTCCACAGATAAGTTAAGCCTTTCCATTAGTTGAAGTCTTCTCTTAGTCATCCATGCCGTTTAGGTGTTTCTTCATACAGGTGGtttaattcttttgatttttttttcatctttgttgtgGCTTTTGTAAATTATATCCTCTAACTGGTCCTTGTTTGTATTTATGAATGATGTTGTTTTATATGTGATACTTTTTATACACTAACTTGCTGTGGTTTCTCCTAGTTtgtaatggatttttaaattgaCTTGATTGCATTTCAAGGAATTCATCTAATTATCTGCAAATAGCCATGGTCAGAGTTCCTCACTCATTTTCACCTCTAATTTCTTTTGCTTACCTAATTGCATTGACCAGTGACTCCAGATCagtgttaaataataataataacagtggaCATCCATACCTGGtatgggtgaatgaataaatgaagacaaagatGCTATTTTGAGAAAGACTGTTGAATAACACCATCttcttttaaatacaaattcACTGTTCAATGCTCCAACAACATGATTCATCCTCAGAAGCTAAACTACCACAAGGAGATTGAATTCACTTTCCTACTTTTTATTAGTAAAATTCATCCACTTTTTACTGGTAAGTATGAAACATTGTAAGCCTTCCCTCCCACTCTCAGTTTTCGATTCCCATGGGTGTGGGAAATCTAAGGGGATGGGAATACTTGAATATTCTGGACCTGTGGTCACGGCCTTCTGCACCAGTTCTCTAGGTGTCATCTCCTGGGGTACCATGGACCCTGAATCTATATAAACAAGTATACTTCAGGTGTCCCCAGTTGCTGAGGATTTTCAGTTTCACACATAATAAAGATTCAGGAACTTTATGCTGAAagtaaagaaaaggtaaaattaatgCCTTATAgagaaatcttttcaaagaataccAAGGAATGCTGATACGATGGAAAATTAAaacccttctttccttcctaacaCGAGTAGTTTCAAATACTGATTTCATGGATGAGAAAATGAGGTACTGTGAGTAACAAGCTCAcaagaagataaacagaaggGAGGAAGATAATATGGCGGTCTAGACACCCAAGTGCCTCTCACTGCCCAGTCATGCCCCACAgtgctcctggctggctgtgccagggagggagggaggcagagacggCATATACAATCAAACATGAAACTCTACAAGTACATTCATTTCTAACACATATATTGTTTTCAGCTTAGATGTTCTCACCATTGGCCAAGAAGTATCATAAAAAAGCTAATGAGAAATAATGGAATGCATATACCCTAATAACTTTCAGGGGATTATATGTTAACAGCTgctgtttttttcccattgagttaGGAAGAGAAGTTTTGCTTGTATTATCTGGTGTTGAATATTTATTCCATCTGCCTCTGagttcctctctgcctccaactgTCTCATACCGCACTGTCATCCCCATCCCCTTTACCCGAGGAAGGTGAGAGAGGGACTATCCAACCTAATAGTATCAAGGAAACCGAATAGGTAAGATAAGGACTGAGcaagtgaatatatttttaaaaagtgatagcAAATAAGGAAGAATTACTCTTAGAAATTGCTTTTGTATTTGCCTGTCTTTTTCAATAAAATCCATGCAAGCACTGGGAGCTAAGAATTGAAGTACAGATAAGCCTTGCTTACTCATACTTTTATCATCATTATTCCCACACCACTTTGCACCAAGCAACCACAGCAAACCCATCCCAGGGATGAACCACTCATGTCCTAACCAGGGATTTCATTACCTGGAGCTCAAATGTTTGAATGGTGGCTCCTGTTCTGTTATATACAAACTGACCTAGGaaaatttcttctccttcacATTGTTTCGACATGCCCTAGAAAGAAAGCAACAGACATGGAGGTTGTAATAATGCACGCTTGGTGAAAATAAATGGAGACAGTTGTCTGTTCAAGTAGCAACAATTGGCCACACATTTTTGGGTGTCCACCAAGGGCAGAGTGCTGTGTTAGGTGTTTAGGCATTTAACTCAGGGGGTTGTGAGGCAAGAGACAGGCTGATCACAGGGTTGACTAGATAGATAGGTAGTTAGATAGATAGTAGATACAcgatagatagatacacagatacatagacagatggatggacagacggcAAATTCCAGCATTAACTCTGGCCAAATAAGTGTATTTGCTatacttcaaataaaatgaaccaaaaatgAGTCCCTGTGTTGACccaatgttttccaaaatgagatAAACTTAACCCAATTGCCAGAAATTGATCACACAGATAACTCTGTTCCCAAAGTAAACTTTTGTTGACTGAAAGAAACTATTCATATTTGTATGCAATTTCTCTTCTCCATCATTCAAATTGAAGATTTTTGAGAGGAGAGTGCACTGGTGGAAATTAGTTTATTTTGTGAATCTAAAGTTTCCTATTAGGTTCCTTAAATCATAGTAACACAACAAAATAGTTTATTAGACcaatcattttataatgaaaatattaatattgaaaccatttatacaattttattaaaataattagataaatGATGATTAAATAATGCACCcacaattatataaatataagtatatatattatatatatatatatatatatatatatatatatatataaaactcaaGCCTCATATAGTTCCGTTAGCCTAAGATAGGAGTGCTAATTTTATTGCCACCTTCTTTATCACCTGTTTTAATTTCACTTGGTTCATAAATTTActaatataagagaaaaatgatgagaaGTACTTTTTATTACTAAATGATTCTAGCCTGAAGGGTTCACCCATAATTCCTCTGTAATGAGCAACAGTATGCACCTTTCTGAGGTGGTGTTTGATCTGCCCCAATGCAACCTAACTCAACCTAATCTAACTCAACTATAGGTGTCAGCAGACACCTATGGTGGGTGGCAGCAGGTTTGCATCAAAGGATAGTGGTCTTCTTCCTGTTTCATAACCGCAGAATCGTGGCATTTAGAGGCATTTGAGTGATGCACAAGGTTGGCTAAGCACCATGTTTAACTCTGAGCcctcctccagaaaggaacaccaAGAGATCCAAGTAAGGCATACCTACAAGGAAAGCATAGGTGCAGacactaagacaaaaaaaatctggTTTAGTGGCCTGGAGAAAACACAAACTACCCTGACTGGAGGAGGGACCAGCAGCACACTGACCCCAGTGTACACTCCAAGTCTGCGGAAAGGGCCAGAGATGAGGCCATGGGGTAGAGGCGGAGCATGGGGCTGCAGGGGTCCCCAAATGCTAGGGGGCGCTGACAGCCTTTTCAAGAAGCAGTTAGACTCCCAGTCCCTGGCTAGTCATCACTGCTGTCCTGGCCCAGCAGAGGATTATCTtcttcctcccagctctgggacACCGGCCTCGGGAGCACCTGGCAGAGACAAGAGGTGAAGGCATGCTCTACACACTGAACGGTGGCCCACGCACTCTTCTCCCAGCAGCACCCGGCATGTTGTTGGCCAAGTGAAACCTCCTTGGCACAAAGTTACAGGATTCCTCCCAGAATCAACCTGCATGATCCCACATTCTGGGTCTCCAGAAGAAATGGCCCAGCCAGACCACTCACCCCTGAAGCTCCCTGTCCACATGCCCCACCCTGTGTACAAATTTTCAGCCGGCTTTTTACCATTGAACCGTTAAATGCAACTGATACACATCATCAGACACTTGAGAAAAGCACCTCACAAGAAAGACAGAGCCCTGATCAACAGGGGAGGGAGCAGAAGTACATGAAGCAGAACTGCAATTAATACACGTTAATATCTTCTGAGACTTAAGAGAAGACATTGCATCCATGGAAGATGAAATTTACACtctaaaaaagagaatatttacagaaaaaaaaagtcttagaatAAATGTgacagcagaaataaaaacttcaacaTAGGGGTTAAAATATAACCCCTGAGAAAATCTttcagaaagtagaacaaaaaacgaagaaggaaaacaggaaagaaaaatattttaaataatagattaGAAGACCAGTCAAATCTTCAGCATGTGGAAATGAAATCGCCTGGTACCAGTTGTGCATCAGACCTGACTAGCAACCAGGCAAATTGAAGCAGATGGGCAGAGTGCTCCAGAGGGAtggctcaaaagaaaaaagaaaagcaaagaaaagaaatttataagttatctgaatgaatgaacataatAGGAAGAAATGTACACATCTGAAGAAGAGGTTgggaatgtgttaggaatataggaaattaagcaaattaaaaaaaatgagacgATTATTATCCTCAAGAACATCAAAAATTTTGCACAAAGAAAATAGTATTCAAGTACACTATAAGGGTAACTGAGTACAGTATTGTCCACAAACAccaatgaaaacattaaatatttattgaaactaACAGTAAGATACACAGTCTTTCTAGCAGTGCCCCAAACATGAAACATAGAGTTCccatgtgatctagcaattccTCTCCTGCTATAgatgcaagagaaatgaaaacccatgtccacacaaaaacttgtacacaaatgttcatagcagtagcattcataatagccaaagaagtggaaacaactcaattgTCCATCAActaaagaatggataaataaaatgtggcctatccattcaatgaaatattattcaacaatttaaaaaaaaggagtacTGACACATGTTctaacatagatgaaccttgaaaacactaagctaagtgaaaaaagccattcACGAGAGACCACACAtgcgattccatttatatgaaatatctggaataagccaatctatagagacaaagtagattagcggttgcctagggctgggtgAGGGGAATGGGGGGATAGGAGATGACAGCTAAAAGGGACAGGGTTTTTGGGGGGAGTAataagaatgttctaaaattgatcatAATGATGgagcacaactctgtgaatataccaaaagcCAGTGAAGGgcacactttaaatgagtgaattgcgTGGGGTGTGAATTGTATCTCCATAAACCTGTTTTGAAAAAGAAGGTAAACATAAGCATTTTGGGATTATGGAAAACCATAGAAGAGAGCTAATCATTTTCCATCAAAGGATGTCAGTAGATAaccaaaactgaaaaatcaagaaataacacTGAAAGGAAATATGACAGCAAGTACCCAAATAAGCAGCTAAAACTGTAGCAAGTGGAAGCTTCCAGAAAGTAAAAATCAGGGGTGGGAGAAGTGGGATGAGGAAAAGCTGTGTTTCATTATAAACGTAtggaaatgtttgattttttaattgtacatgtaaaactttgatgaaagtaaaaaggaagatTAAGTAATCGAAATCATCTGGTCCAATTCTCTCACCTTGTAGATGACAAAGCAGAGCCCAGGAAATAAGTGACTTACTCACAGTGATACGAATGGTTCGCTGCACAGTTCAGATGAGATCCCAGCTCCTAATTCCTAGCCAACCACCTTCTATTGCAACCCACTCTGAACAAAGATTTAGACAGCTTCTCACATAAACAGAAAATTCCTTGGGTGCACTGGAGATGTCTCCTGAGGGAGACACCTTCTCTGAGATGTGCTCCATGGTGACAGCAGTTGGTATGATCTTCATGGCAAGCTTGATTAGGGCATGACCTTGGGAACCTGGAAAGGCCCAGCACTTTCCAGGGTGGACATCTGGCTGGAAAGAAAACACTGAGTTAACCTCTTATCTGGTTATCCACCCCTACAATATTGGTCAGCTAATCACTATTGATCACAGATCTCAGTTATGCCTATAATTTGAAGGCATTGTGTGGGATACATATCAAACAGGAAAACTTCCAAGATACCCATAGATTTGGTTATTCCTTCACAGCACATTACGTTTATATCAATCAGAGCCCTTTATTATATGAGtatgtttttttttcattgctcTAACTAGACTGTAAGCTGCTAGAGGCAGCTAGTTGGTACGAGTGGTGATGGTGTGTTGATGGTGCTAATGGAGGAGAAGATAGTGAAGGTGGTAGTAGTGAGATGGTAGTGGTGATCATTGTGGTATGGTGATGGTGgtaatagtggtgatggtggtggtggaagaGGTAATGGTGATTATGGTGTTGGTGGTGATAATGATAGTGGCGATGACAGTGGTGGATGTGGAGATGGTGATGATGTGGCGGTGGTGGCagcagtgatggtggtggtggtgatggtgtgaTAGTGGTTATGGAGGTATAGGTGGTGCTagtggggatggtggtggtgatggaaatgACAATGGTGGTGATAGTGATGGTGATGCTGTTGCTGGtggtaaacaagaaaaatgatgTTTACCATTTTTTAGACCTAGACTACACTCTGGAATGTGATCCATATGTTTGCCCCTGAAGGTATTTCTAAATTGGAAATGTGTGTAGACTATAGTTAAGAAGGCTCTACTATCTGTGGAAGTGTAGTGTCTTTTGACTTGAACTGAAATGTTAGTGGAAACAGTATTTGGAAATTTCTTCTGTTATAATCGGACTTTATAAGAAGGTGTTGACCTGAATAGCAGGTAGCACAGTACTGGCACTTAGGAGGCATGATCtttcaataaatgtgtattgagTGACTGAAGTTTTCAATGAAAAAGGGAAGCCAAAGACTCAACTTAAAGATATGGAATTTGTGTGTTCTATTTGAGAAGTAAATTCTAATTTACtgatcttaaaataattaattatcaGTTAATTAACCATAACTTACTGACCATAAAGTATGAAATAATTCGTGTAATTTGATAACTACAAAAATGCAAGGAGATGGTTTCAGGTTCTGTGACAAGTTCAGAGACTCTTATATtgcctccattttattttattttatttatttttttttttaaagcttattccctttttttttttgaggaagattagccctgagctaactgctgccaatccttctctctctcttttttttttttttttgctgaggaagtctggccctgagctaacatccatgcccatcttcctctactttatatgtgggacgcctaccacagcatgggctagtcaagcggtgccatgtccacacccaagatccgaaccggcaaaccccaggccactgagaatcggaacatgctcacttaactgctgccccaccggCGGGTCCCTATTGCTTCCATTTTAGACATTAatattttcatgagaaaaaataggaacaaaatcctaaaatataAACAAGTTACTCTTAATCTAACTTTTACCTGAAGAATAATATCTGGAGGCATTTCATAATTTAAGAACCCAATCCCGTGCCAGTACAGTTTTGCtttactatttttgtaactttccGAGGTCCCAGCTTCAATGATGGAGGctcctaaaattataaaataattttcaaaataaaaatttacccaACTCAAAACACATCATTTGGATTTTAATAATGTTGTTGGAAAACTACTACTGGACAAATCAGGAATAAGGTAAAATTCATATTTGGGAATTAGTAGGAAAAGTCTGACATTCAGTTTTTAGTACCACTGAAATTTTGTCACTTTGAGAAAACCATGCTTGCTCTGTGTAGTTTCACAAAATTTCTGAAACTGGTATTATGACAAAAAATTGACTTCTGGAGCAATTGATTTAGAGATGGATATATTATGTGGATTGTGTTTATTACCTAAAGAGACTCATAGATCCCCATATTGTAACAGTTCCTGTGATAAACGAGACTTTCATGTCAGCCCAATTCACTCGAAAacgaaaaagcagaaaaaagtcataaatataGTAACAagttatatttataatagcaattCTGCAGATTCGCTGAGCTTTAATTATaatcagaaatatgaaatatactCATCAAATATTATCCCTTTACCTTACttcattttaaaggtaaaatgtatttttacataaGAAATAAGGTGGGCAGTCTAAGATTTGAACCATGGCTTAAATCTTTGGCAAATTTTCAGTCTTTGCCATGCTGCTGTGGGGCTGTCCTCAGGAATGAGCAGCTAGGAAGTAAGCCCAGAAATTGGCCACATACATACATGAGAGCAGGGCATCTCCTCTCTAGCTCTGTCTTCTCTGGTTTTCACTACACACTGTCTGGCCCACAGGACTATTTTGTTCTGGTCATTTCTAGAAAGCTGGAATTTCTCTCACAATTTTGGCCGCCCACCCCACTGCCACTGCTTTGCTCCTCTGTGACTGCAGCTGGCCTCAACtcaagctgcagaagaaaagacagcTAGTAAATTCCCCCCACACAGGCCACTTTTCCAGGTTTTGATTCCTCCACaatctttgtgcttttgtttATACTTCATAATATTCAGGATgttgcttttcatattttgtcCAAACTTTTTTGTTGTAATCAGCGGGGAAGAGGGACTGACATGGGCTTTCTCCATCTTGGCCCAACCAGGAGCTGATATTGTGTTTCATGCTGAAATTTATTGAGGACCATagcattttctgcttttccttgtTCTACCTGGGATGTCCCTGGACCTACATTTGTCATCATAGGTTTTTCAAAATGGAAGTAATGAATACATtcaatagaaaagaaggaagaagcacAAAAAGTGTAAAAGAAAGCCAagactaaacaaatgaaaaaaacactcTATAAATTTGGCTTTGTCAATTGATACAAATTAGTGTTTCTGGGTGTGCTTCATAATTTGTCTCTCCATCTCTTATATcctttctgtctccatctctccttccacaTTGTTCACTGAACACATACCATATGTAGACGGTTGGAGGCAAGGCCTTGTAGAGAATATTAACGTTAATGAGTCATAGTCTAAGcccttaaaaattaattttaattggaGGATATTAAGACTATATACACAGTCTTTAAATACTATAGTTTAATCACTAATAATACCTTTAGATTAGTTATTATCAGTGATTTTAggatgtaaaatataaaatgttataatgcTTGTGATGCTTAAGCTATTTTCTGCATCCCCAACATCACTGTGGTGTGTCAGCTCTCTCTGTGGTCCTATGCGATGCATACTAATGAAGCTGCACAGTTTTTGCTTCCTTTCAGATTTGTACCCAGACAGCAATCAACTACGACcatttctattctcttctttatTGTCTAGATTTGGTCCTTTTTCCTCCATCTCAAGTTACCAGATAAATATGTTTTCCTAATAAAGAAATATAGAGAATAGAGACACTGGCCTTTTCAACTTCTTTACTCACCTGCTGACTTGAGGGCATAATCAGCCATCTGGACTTGGTCTTCTCTCAACTTTTTAAGTACATAATTTACCAAATTTGATATTTCCTGTACAAATTTAAAACAGAGTTTTCTGTTAACAATCTCTGCCAACTGCTTGAGTTTTGACAATTTACTTTGTTGATTTGAACCTAAATTCCCAAATCTGCAAAATAATAATGGTGAACATTTACCACGCTGCACTGCACAGATTTCTGATATGACCTTCTCGGGCAGCTGAGGTCACTCAGCTGAGGTGTGTTGAGTCCCTCCCCAAGGTCGGAGAGCAGAGTCAGACCTAAGACCCCTTCCAAAGCCCCCAGCGATTTCTCCATTGTGCTCTGGCAGGGAGGCAGTCAAATGAGGCTGTGTGCATCCTGCTGTGTCCCCTCCTTCATTAGTGTCTCTGCTTAGtaataaagacttgaatgttCTACAGGTATTTGGGAATCAGGGCAGTTTACATAGATACCTGATGGCTTATATTAGAAATTATTCACCCCTTTGAACTTTTAAGGACGTTCTAAAACTGCAAGTGTCCTAGAGGACATAACAGTTGGAGTCCCAAGTGACACAGCACTTTGTCCCAGGGGACAAAATAAGCCAGGAAGGCAGGAGTGGTCAGTGTCACATTTTTGTGCCTctcacaaaacagaggaaaggaaagagctcGAGCtagtggagggagaagagaagcaaaacCAGACTCATGGATGTTCATCACAGTGTTGCCTAATCTGGTGTGGAGTAGATAAAATACACAAGCTGTAGGTCCAtgaataaaaatactttgttaTTTAGGTATTTGTGTATAGACATTCAGAGACTGCCATTTCTCAAtgatcttgtttttgttttactggaaattaaaatagaattatttattttggtgggGAGTAAGTCCCATTGCAACACAAAGTCTTCTCTGTGACACAGCAGTTAGGAAAAAAGTGGTTTTCCAGGAGCAAGTTTTAGTGAAAGTAGATGAAAGTAATGTCAGGGAAGAATTTTGAAGGGGAAGACACGAGCCATGTATCAGTCAGCACTCCATTTCTCCATGCAAAGAAGCCATGGAATGTGACACCAGAAGGAAAAGTTAACCACACTCCCTGCCACGCCCCCGACCCACCTTACCTCATCCATGACCTCTGTGTGGTTGTGAACCTCAGTGGGGTCTCCGTCAGGTTTCCAGCTGTAACTGTGCAGACCATTCTGCATATCTCTCAGTAATGCCTTCAGAACATCTATTTgttcaattaaaaatagaatttcacgAAAGTTGTTCTCCAAAGTCCGGCTTTCCTTCCTGTAAATGGAGACCCCCTAGTGTGAGTGGAGGAAGGTATGGGCTCCTGGCATCAGCTGGTGCTGGGCTTGGAGGCAGCAAAGCAAAGAGGCGCTTTATGTTGGAgaagaaataaactcttgcatgAGGAGAGCTCCAGAAACACCCGGTTGTGTAGAACACTGCATTTCACCACACTTGCAAAGCAAAGACATTCGGAAGCTGACCTGAGGGCATCCTAGGGCTTGAAGTGTGCTCTGCGCAGGCAAGTGGGCTTAGCCAACC from Equus quagga isolate Etosha38 chromosome 8, UCLA_HA_Equagga_1.0, whole genome shotgun sequence includes the following:
- the SUN3 gene encoding SUN domain-containing protein 3, which gives rise to MSGRPKSRKGARFIRVHSEEASSSSSSDTVLSEHGNPDSNRLTGSWKIIISMAFILTFLLIGLRNHMWLKETEFPQKSRPFYSVIAEYGSRLYNYQARRRMPKEQVELLKKESRTLENNFREILFLIEQIDVLKALLRDMQNGLHSYSWKPDGDPTEVHNHTEVMDEEISNLVNYVLKKLREDQVQMADYALKSAGASIIEAGTSESYKNSKAKLYWHGIGFLNYEMPPDIILQPDVHPGKCWAFPGSQGHALIKLAMKIIPTAVTMEHISEKVSPSGDISSAPKEFSVYGMSKQCEGEEIFLGQFVYNRTGATIQTFELQHKVPESLLCVKLKILSNWGHLKYTCLYRFRVHGTPGDDT